The DNA segment GGCGCTCACCAGAACTCCCCACAATCGACACATTACCGGGCAGTAACATAGCTGCCCGGCGGATAGAATTGCCGCATGACCCTCAGCTCCCCCGGCGCCCTCAAACCAAAGCTGCGCGGCTGGCTGCACGCCGGCGCCACTCCACTGGCGTTGGCGGCCGGAATTGTCCTGGTTGCGATCGCCCCTACGGCAGCCGGAAAGATCACCTCGGCCATCTACGCGTTCACCGGAGTGCTCCTGTTCGGCATCAGCGCCGTCTATCACACGGGCACCTGGACCGACCGGACCCGCGTGGTCCTCAAGCGCCTGGACCACACCAATATCATGTTGGTGATCGCCGGGAGCTACACCCCACTCGCCTGGGCCCTCCTGGAACCGGCGAAGGCAAACGTCTTGTTGTGGGTGATCTGGTCGGGTGCGATCGCTGGGGTCCTGTTCAGGGTGCTGTGGGTGAACGCTCCCCGCTGGCTTTATGTACCGGTCTATGTGGCCCTGGGGTTGGGTGCCCTGTTCTACCTGCCTGACTTTTTCGCCGCGAGTCCCGCGGCGACAATCCTGATGATTGTGGGCGGAGCTCTGTATATCGCCGGCGCCGTGTTCTACGCCCTGAAGCGGCCCAATTTCAGCGC comes from the Arthrobacter sp. CAN_C5 genome and includes:
- a CDS encoding hemolysin III family protein, with translation MTLSSPGALKPKLRGWLHAGATPLALAAGIVLVAIAPTAAGKITSAIYAFTGVLLFGISAVYHTGTWTDRTRVVLKRLDHTNIMLVIAGSYTPLAWALLEPAKANVLLWVIWSGAIAGVLFRVLWVNAPRWLYVPVYVALGLGALFYLPDFFAASPAATILMIVGGALYIAGAVFYALKRPNFSATWFGFHELFHAFTVAAFTVHFIAIVIAVLNPV